Proteins co-encoded in one Sporosarcina sp. FSL K6-1522 genomic window:
- a CDS encoding TetR/AcrR family transcriptional regulator, with amino-acid sequence METKNVDRRILRTKQALRDALISLLNEKDLSVISITDIVNRSDLNRSTFYAHFKDKEDLLACLIEDLTKGIINSIEDLSYDTPTKINEKTFLLHAATTIFSYIEKHSLYFKTLLNNRRTRFIPLLSEDLYHFFLKRIEHQEIDDEQPIHSGFFACYLSSTLVGFICHWLFSPDSEHDSNDIANELTKIMMLKPYIPHLTPANIL; translated from the coding sequence ATGGAAACTAAAAACGTCGACCGGAGAATTTTACGCACAAAACAAGCGTTACGAGACGCATTAATTTCTTTGCTAAATGAAAAAGATCTATCTGTTATCTCTATTACCGATATCGTCAACCGCTCAGATTTAAATCGTTCTACTTTTTATGCACATTTTAAAGACAAAGAGGATTTACTCGCTTGCTTAATTGAGGATTTAACAAAGGGGATTATTAATAGCATAGAGGACCTATCGTACGATACCCCAACAAAGATCAATGAAAAAACGTTTCTCCTACATGCAGCAACTACCATTTTTTCTTATATCGAAAAGCATTCACTCTACTTCAAAACATTATTGAATAATAGAAGAACACGATTTATTCCGCTTCTTTCTGAGGACTTGTATCATTTTTTCTTAAAGAGAATTGAACACCAAGAAATAGATGATGAACAACCTATTCATAGTGGTTTTTTCGCCTGCTATCTTTCGTCAACCCTCGTCGGTTTTATTTGCCATTGGTTATTCTCTCCAGACTCGGAACATGATTCGAACGATATAGCCAATGAACTTACTAAAATCATGATGTTGAAACCCTACATTCCCCATTTAACACCTGCAAATATTTTATGA